CTTCTCGTCCTCGTCCTCGTCGCTGAACGTGATGTCGAACGCGTCGGCGAAGGACTGCCCGAGGTGGTGGCTGGTGCCACCCTGCACGGACTTCCCGTCGGGCATCAGCGCCTCGACGGTCGTCGTCGTGTCCGCGCCCGGGAACTTGTCGTGGTCGGGCTTCCGCCCCCGGAGCACCGGGATGCCCAGCACGTCCTCGTAGAGGCGCTGGTACTGGTCGAGGCGCATCGTGGTCTCCGCCCACGCGCCCTCGTCGGTCGCGTGGGCCGTGTGGCCCTCCTGCCAGAGGAACTCCTTCGTGCGGAAGAACGGCTTCGTCTCGGTGGCCTCCCACCGAACCACGGAGTTCCACTGGTTCAGTCGAAGCGGGAGGTCGCGGTGCGAGCGCACCCACTGAGCCATGTACGGCGCGATAATGGACTCGGAAGTCGGGCGCACGGCGAGGCGCTCTTCGAGTTCGTCGTGGCCGCCCTGGGTCACCCACGCCACCTCGGGGTCGAACCCCTCCACGATGTCCTTCTCCCGTTCGAGGTAGGACTCGGGGATGAACATCGGGAAGTACGCGTTGTCCACGCCGGTCTGCTTGAACCACGCGTCGAGGTTGTCCTGAATCGCCTCCCAGAGCGCGTACCCCCGCGGTCGCGTCACGATGAACCCGCCCATCGGCGCGTAGTCCGCGAGTTCCGCCTTCTGCACGACCTCGGCGTACCACTCGCCGGGGTTGTGCTCCTTGGACTCGGTGATGCCGAGTTCCTGTTCGTCGTCGCTCATTAGCAGTACAACCGCCCGACGCGCTCTTAAATCCCGTGAAGCGTCCGCCGGGCGCGTCGGGTCGCGTCAACAGCGTGCCGCAAGCCGGCCAGCTCTCGACTGCATTCCTGTCGGTTCCGGAGACGGAGAGGTATCCGGCTGGCTCGCGTCGAAGCCGAGTATGGGCGACACGAAAGAGGGCAGAGAGAATCAGGCGAGAGCCGAGGAGCGGCGACAGCGGGAGCGCGCGCTCCGCGAGGAACTCGACCGCTGGCACGAGACGGAGCCGCCGAGGGCACTCGCGAACGAACTCGACGAACTCGACTACCCCGCGACGACCGACGCGGTGGTCGCGGCGGTGGGCGACCACGAGGTGGCCGTCGCGGACGAACAGATACCCGTCGCGGAAGTCGTCGAGCGGTCCGGTCGTGACCGCTTCGACTCGGCGGCCGACGCGAGACAGCAAATCGGTCGGCCGACTGTCGCCGCGGCGCTCCGCCGCATCCGAGCGGCGAGCGACGAGGCGGGACGCCGCGCGCAGTTCCGCGCGAAAGAGGAGGCCTTCGAGCGGACACTCCAGTCCCTCGAATCGCTCAGCGAGGACGACGAAGACGAGGGCATCGCGGTAGTGACCGCTTGGATTCTCGACTCCCTCGACGCGAACGGGAAACTCCCGGAGTCCCGTCGCGTCCGGAAGCAAGCCGTGGCCTTCTGTCGCGCCAACGGCTACGAGGTCCGGAACGACTCGTGGCTGGGCGCGTGACCGTCGAGTTCCACGTCGGTTTCTAGGTCCCACTCCAGCAGTTCGTCGCCGTCCTCGTCGAAGACGGCGTCGCCGCGGAACTGCGTGCCCTCCAGCAGGTGGGGCACCCAGTAGCGGTCGTCCTCCCACATCCGGTCGTAGGGAATGTCGTCGACGGGACACCAGAACGGGTCGGCCTCCTCGGAGGGCTCGGGGTCGCCGGTGGGGTCGTCAGCCCGGAAGACGTGGACGAACATGAACGGGTCGTCCCCGAACGTGAAGTGGAGTTCGCCCATCTTCTCGGGGTCGACGCGCACGGCGACCTCTTCCCTAACCTCGCGCACGACGCACTCGCGGGGCGTCTCGCCGGGTTCGAGTTTCCCGCCGGGGCCGTTGACGTTGCCGGCGCCGACGCCGCGGCGCTTCTCGATGAGGAGGACTTCGTCGTCGACCACGGGGTAGCAGAGCGTGGCTTCGCGCATTCGGGGGTGGTGCGCAGGCCCGGCAGATAACGCTATCGGCGAGAGAACTAAGTGGCGTGGGAGCATGCCCCACGGTATGGGTGACACGAAGCGTGGCCGCGAGCGGAAAGGCCAGAAGAAACGCGAACAACTGCGCGAACACGAAGTCGAGCGCACCCTCGAGGCCACAGACGAGCCGCCCGAACCCGTAGAGGAAGACATCGAGTTCGGCGAAGAAACCTCCAGTTAACGCCCACCCGCGCCGAAACGTCCACACTTTTTCGAGCCGCCACGCCCGACAGCGACAGCGCCGTCAGAACATCTCGTTGCCGCAGTCGTTGCAGACCAGTTGCATCACGCCGTCCTCGTTCGGTTTCCGGACCGAGTGGCTCGTCTCCTCGCCACACTCCGGACACGGCGCCAGGGACTCGATGTCCGCCCAGTTGTGGCGCGCACCCGGCGCACCGACCGCGACGGCGCGAACCACGTCGTCGGAGTGGTTGTGGCCGTTCTGGAACTCGCCCGGCGGGAACCGAATCACCTGTCCCTCGTCGACGGTGACCTCCTCGCGGTCCTCGCCCACCTCGAAGGTCGCGGTGCCGTCGAGCACGTAGAAAATCTCCTCCTGGTCGTGGTGGGTGTGGAGGCCGCCCGAGAACTGCTCGCCGGGTTCGAGTTCGTACTCCACGAGCGCCACGTCCTCGGTGCCGAGCGCCCGCGAAATCGGGAGGCGGACGCCGTGCACGCCGAGAGGGTTCGGTCGGTTCTCAACGTCGTCGACGGTGACTTTCTCCATACGGGCCGCGCGGACGCCGGCGCCATAGGTCTGTTCCCCGCGCCCGACCGTCGCGCCGTCAGTCCCTCGGAACCGAGAACGGGCTGGCCGATTCCGTCCACTCCCAGCCCGGCAGTCGGGTCTGGACGCCGGCCGCGAGCGCGGCGTCGAGGTCGTCGCGGCCCGCCGGTCCGTCTCCGTGCGTGGTGACGTCTGCGAAGTGGAACGTCGCCTCGGCGAGCAGACGACGGGGCTGGCCGCCGGCGAGCATCGCGGCGAGTTCGCGGCCGAGCAGTTCGTCCACGACGAAGCCGGGGTAGTCGCCATCGACGTCGATATCTCGGAGCAGGCCGACGAGCGCGGCGACGTTCACGGCGCGGTCCCCGTCCGCGAACACGTCGTCGACGACGTCGCGGTACTGCGCCTCGGTGACGTGCGCGACGTCCGTGTCGAAGGCGTCGCCGAGCGAGTCCCGCGTGGCGTTGACCAACGGGACGACGGTGTCGGCGCGCTCGCGCACCCACTCGTGTTCGCGGACGACGGTGGCTGGCGTCAGTTCCATACAGAGGCTGGCGTGCGCACGACTACCAACTTTGCGAAGGCTTTTATAACGCGAGTCGCATACTTCCGCGTAAGCGGGTTCTCGTGTACTCATCCCCGCGGCCCGGCCGCCATCCGGCCGGGACTGCCGCTCTCCCTACTGGTATGACGACACTGTGGGCACGAACACCACGTTTTTCGAACCGCTCGTCAGCCGGCGACCGCCGGCCGGTGAGAGGTGCCAGTGGCCACGGAGACGCGGACCTGCGAGTACACACCCCACGACCATGAGTACTGTAGACCAGCAACTCGAGGAGTTACAGGAGCAGATTGCGAACGAAATCCCGCCGGACATCTCTGTTACCGACGTGAAATACGAGGGCCCCGAACTCGTCGTCTACACTCGGGACCCCAAGCAGTTCGCGCAGGACGGCGACCTCATCCGACGGCTCGCAAGCCAACTCCGGAAGCGCATCACGGTGCGCCCGGACCCGGACGTGTTGTCCAGTCCGAAGCGCGCCCGCGAGAAAATCATGGACGTCATCCCGGAGGACGCCGGCGTCACCAACCTCGACTTCCACGAGGACACCGGCGAAGTCGTCATCGAGGCCGAGAAGCCCGGCATGGTCATCGGCCGCCACGGCTCCACGCTCCGAGAGATTACGGAGGCCGCCGGCTGGACGCCGGAGGTCGTTCGCACGCCCCCCATCGAATCCTCGACTGTCTCGAACGTCCGGAACTTCCTCAAGCAGGAACGCGACGAGCGCCGCGACATCCTAGAGAAGGTCGGTCGCCAGATTCACCGCGAGGAGATGCAGGACGACGAGTACGTCCGCATCACCACGCTGGGCTGCTGTCGCGAAGTCGGGCGCGCGAGTTTCATCCTCTCCACGCCCGAGACGCGCATCCTCATCGACTGCGGGGACAAGCCCGGCAGCGAGGACGAAGTCCCCTACCTCCAGGTGCAGGAGGCGCTCGCCGGCGGCGCGAACACCATCGACGCCGTCGTGCTCACACACGCCCACCTCGACCACTCCGCGTTCATCCCGCTCCTGTTCAAGTACGGCTACGACGGCCCCATCTACTGCACCGAGCCGACCCGCGACCTG
The nucleotide sequence above comes from Halobacterium litoreum. Encoded proteins:
- the proS gene encoding proline--tRNA ligase — translated: MSDDEQELGITESKEHNPGEWYAEVVQKAELADYAPMGGFIVTRPRGYALWEAIQDNLDAWFKQTGVDNAYFPMFIPESYLEREKDIVEGFDPEVAWVTQGGHDELEERLAVRPTSESIIAPYMAQWVRSHRDLPLRLNQWNSVVRWEATETKPFFRTKEFLWQEGHTAHATDEGAWAETTMRLDQYQRLYEDVLGIPVLRGRKPDHDKFPGADTTTTVEALMPDGKSVQGGTSHHLGQSFADAFDITFSDEDEDEKTAYTTSWGLSWRSIGALIMSHSDDQGLVLPPTVAPKQVVIVPIWQEDTKDEVLQYSSELAAELEASGVRVHLDDRDEKNPGFKFNEWELKGVPVRLEVGPNEVEDEEVTVAHRPDGENAVESREDITAAIFEHMDAVYDKLFDRAAERLDENVREADSRNEMLGTIGQHGGYVKAPWCGDEDCEAEVKEQIHAEIVMVPLGEESAARAASEFEGDRVPEPDHEGKDCAVCGDDAEQTAYFAKSY
- a CDS encoding DUF5789 family protein, with the protein product MGDTKEGRENQARAEERRQRERALREELDRWHETEPPRALANELDELDYPATTDAVVAAVGDHEVAVADEQIPVAEVVERSGRDRFDSAADARQQIGRPTVAAALRRIRAASDEAGRRAQFRAKEEAFERTLQSLESLSEDDEDEGIAVVTAWILDSLDANGKLPESRRVRKQAVAFCRANGYEVRNDSWLGA
- a CDS encoding cupin domain-containing protein; the encoded protein is MEKVTVDDVENRPNPLGVHGVRLPISRALGTEDVALVEYELEPGEQFSGGLHTHHDQEEIFYVLDGTATFEVGEDREEVTVDEGQVIRFPPGEFQNGHNHSDDVVRAVAVGAPGARHNWADIESLAPCPECGEETSHSVRKPNEDGVMQLVCNDCGNEMF
- a CDS encoding 8-oxo-dGTP diphosphatase — protein: MREATLCYPVVDDEVLLIEKRRGVGAGNVNGPGGKLEPGETPRECVVREVREEVAVRVDPEKMGELHFTFGDDPFMFVHVFRADDPTGDPEPSEEADPFWCPVDDIPYDRMWEDDRYWVPHLLEGTQFRGDAVFDEDGDELLEWDLETDVELDGHAPSHESFRTS